In Primulina eburnea isolate SZY01 chromosome 5, ASM2296580v1, whole genome shotgun sequence, a single window of DNA contains:
- the LOC140832818 gene encoding low affinity sulfate transporter 3-like — protein sequence MSTPPAKNFTMELQQMDVPAAATPVVCGWSERAKWLLSSPNPPPAWQELYISMKETLFPRAKAKELTRTNCCFLFLQNLFPILKWGKNYKATKFKNDLMAGLTLASLCIPQSIGYANLAKLDPQYGLYTSVVPPLIYALMGSSREIAIGPVAVVSLLLSATISKVVDPSTDPAAYRRMVFTVTFFTGIFQALFGLFRLGFLVDFLSHAAIVGFMGGAAIVIGLQQLKGLLGIKNLSSRTDVVSVIQSVVKALRQEWYPTNFVLGCSFLIFILSTRFIGKRNRKFFWLPAIAPLFSVILSTLIVYLTKAEKHGVKIVRHFKGGINPSSLHQLNFGGEHLGESAKIGLICALIALTEAIAVGRSFATVKGYHLDGDKEMAAMGFMNVIGSLTSCYAATGSFSRTAVNFSAGCETAVSNIVMSITVLISLLLFTRLLYYTPLAILASIILSALPGLIDLNEAYNIWKVDKLDFLVCLGAFSGVLFGSVEIGLLVAIGISFSKIILNSIMPRVEEIGKIPAADNVFCNLVQYPVATKIPGILIVRINSGTFCFANADSIRERIMKLVKVENGTEKNTKRGLRVLILDMTNVMNIDTSAIHALEELHRDLMSRGIDMAVTNPKWQVIAKMKASKFVDKIGDGWIFLSVGDAVDASILLKSNAVLNNC from the exons ATGAGCACTCCACCTGCCAAAAACTTCACAATGGAGTTACAGCAGATGGATGTCCCTGCCGCAGCCACCCCCGTCGTCTGCGGCTGGTCCGAAAGAGCGAAATGGCTGCTCAGCTCTCCAAACCCACCTCCGGCATGGCAGGAGCTTTACATCTCCATGAAGGAGACCCTTTTTCCTCGAGCAAAAGCGAAGGAACTAACCCGGACGAATTGCTGTTTCCTCTTCTTGCAAAACCTGTTTCCGATACTAAAATGGGGAAAGAATTACAAAGCTACAAAGTTCAAGAACGATTTGATGGCTGGCCTAACTCTTGCCAGTCTCTGCATTCCTCAG AGTATCGGATATGCTAATCTGGCGAAACTTGACCCTCAATATGGTCTAT ATACAAGCGTGGTGCCACCTCTGATATATGCTTTAATGGGAAGTTCGAGAGAGATAGCGATCGGTCCAGTAGCAGTAGTTTCACTTCTATTATCTGCAACTATTTCGAAAGTAGTAGACCCTTCAACTGATCCTGCAGCTTACAGAAGAATGGTTTTCACTGTCACTTTCTTCACCGGTATTTTCCAGGCGCTGTTTGGATTATTCAG GTTGGGTTTTCTTGTGGATTTCCTGTCGCATGCTGCAATAGTAGGGTTTATGGGTGGCGCCGCCATTGTTATCGGGCTCCAACAGTTGAAGGGATTGTTGGGAATAAAGAATCTGAGCTCTCGTACGGATGTCGTTTCTGTGATTCAGTCTGTCGTCAAAGCACTTCGTCAAGAA TGGTATCCCACGAACTTTGTCCTTGGCTGTTCATTCCTGATCTTCATTCTAAGCACCCGATTCATT GGAAAAAGGAACAGGAAATTTTTCTGGTTACCAGCCATTGCTCCTCTATTTTCAGTCATATTATCCACTTTGATAGTGTACTTGACCAAAGCTGAGAAGCATGGCGTCAAAATCGTCAGACATTTCAAAGGAGggatcaatccaagttcattgCATCAGTTGAATTTTGGCGGTGAACATCTAGGAGAATCGGCAAAGATCGGATTGATTTGTGCACTCATAGCTCTCACG GAAGCAATTGCTGTTGGCAGATCATTTGCCACTGTTAAAGGGTATCACCTCGATGGGGACAAAGAAATGGCAGCCATGGGATTTATGAATGTAATCGGGTCTCTCACTTCCTGCTATGCAGCAACAG GTTCTTTCTCGAGGACTGCCGTAAATTTCAGTGCAGGGTGTGAAACAGCAGTGTCGAATATTGTTATGTCAATCACAGTGCTGATATCCCTTCTGCTGTTCACCAGGCTTTTATATTACACCCCACTAGCCATTCTTGCATCCATAATCCTTTCCGCACTCCCTGGGCTTATTGATCTGAATGAAGCATACAATATTTGGAAGGTGGACAAGTTGGATTTCTTGGTCTGCCTTGGTGCATTCTCCGGCGTCCTTTTCGGGTCCGTCGAGATCGGCCTCCTAGTCGCG ATAGGAATCTCATTTAGCAAGATAATTCTGAATTCCATAATGCCTCGCGTGGAAGAGATCGGAAAAATTCCTGCCGCGGACAATGTATTCTGCAACTTGGTGCAATATCCCGTGGCCACCAAAATTCCAGGCATTCTAATTGTTCGAATCAATTCCGGGACATTTTGTTTCGCCAACGCTGATTCCATTCGAGAAAG AATTATGAAGCTGGTGAAGGTGGAAAACGGAAcagaaaaaaatacaaaaagaggGCTTCGAGTGTTGATACTCGACATGACCA ATGTGATGAACATCGACACTTCGGCCATTCATGCTTTGGAAGAACTCCATAGGGACCTCATGTCCCGAGGGATAGAC ATGGCTGTCACAAATCCAAAGTGGCAAGTGATCGCCAAAATGA